From a single Collibacillus ludicampi genomic region:
- a CDS encoding helix-turn-helix domain-containing protein gives MGNVEFERFWTSKEVCNTFRITGSTLRKWCLQLEALGYAFSRNDNNQRLFKAADREVLQQLKWDLDAGFPLENAAKSVLARLGRVPRTDAVPSETSIVSSETHTMALAEDVKQQLFDEFRKIVREEVREEHKRFSQDFAPIQAHMTKLNELLQTMQEEIAATHDLLAAWEEADSKKNQSWWKRWFGNKS, from the coding sequence ATGGGGAACGTGGAATTTGAACGGTTCTGGACGTCTAAGGAAGTGTGTAACACCTTTCGAATCACGGGGAGCACGTTGCGAAAATGGTGCTTGCAACTGGAAGCTCTGGGCTACGCGTTCAGCCGCAATGATAACAATCAGCGACTCTTCAAGGCGGCCGATCGCGAAGTTCTTCAACAGCTCAAATGGGATCTCGATGCCGGATTCCCTCTTGAGAACGCGGCGAAGTCAGTTTTGGCAAGACTCGGACGCGTGCCTCGAACGGATGCCGTTCCTAGTGAAACAAGCATTGTCTCCTCGGAAACACACACAATGGCGCTCGCGGAAGACGTGAAGCAACAGCTATTTGACGAGTTTCGCAAAATTGTGCGGGAGGAAGTCAGGGAGGAACATAAACGATTCAGTCAGGATTTCGCGCCGATCCAAGCCCATATGACAAAGCTCAATGAGTTGCTTCAAACCATGCAAGAAGAAATAGCGGCCACCCATGATCTTCTTGCCGCATGGGAAGAAGCTGACTCGAAAAAGAATCAATCGTGGTGGAAACGATGGTTCGGGAACAAATCATAA
- a CDS encoding EAL domain-containing protein encodes MLGVKELLLNVLIILLSILVSSPFTNKKSESFWCSVLYSLATIFCMSFPFQFSSGVFYDLRIIPLLLAVFYGRFQTGLIVTAVFFVYRVYLGGTGLQYTLLIYSVVLAVSFFLSRKFQAYSKFKKILVLMILDLFLAISGVLLSFYMKNSYHLPNALPVEFMFAYLVLNALGMWMSAYLIETLKERNQDRMKVNHLAYHDSLTDLPNRTLFFSELKNAIDQAEKNNQVLAVMYLDLDRFKYVNDTFGHHVGDELIQQFSMRVVKCIRDTDLVARMGGDEFTLLLKDIKSTDCALNIARRIIGSFEEPITLTNQELFVTTSIGIAFFPKDGTDAQTLVKNADTAMYKAKEKGRNHYQLYESTLTQHVSKKLILESSFRKALEQHQFFLLYQPKADIHSNRIIGVEALLRWKHPELGEVPPAEFITLAEETGFIHSIGKWVLYTACNQNKSWQDKGLPRIPIGVNLSMHQFQRDDLVGTIQSVLKQTGLAPQWLELEITESAIMNNPEEGAKKIKQMKELGIHLSIDDFGTGYSSLTSLKRFPVDTLKIDQSFIRELTTDPKDAAITRAIITLGRSLNLKVIAEGVENEEQLAFLRNQDCHALQGYLFSHPLTAHEFEQLLKNHTNRNVLIHTHPHVEV; translated from the coding sequence GTGCTAGGAGTCAAAGAATTGTTGTTAAATGTTTTAATCATTCTTCTATCCATTCTGGTTTCCTCTCCGTTTACGAATAAAAAAAGTGAATCCTTCTGGTGTTCCGTTCTTTATTCATTAGCGACCATTTTTTGTATGTCGTTCCCGTTTCAGTTCAGTTCAGGCGTCTTCTATGATTTGCGGATTATACCGCTGCTGCTTGCCGTTTTTTATGGACGATTTCAGACAGGACTCATCGTTACTGCTGTCTTTTTCGTCTATCGCGTTTATTTGGGCGGGACGGGTCTTCAGTATACCCTTCTTATTTATTCCGTTGTCCTTGCCGTTTCGTTTTTCCTCTCCCGAAAATTTCAAGCGTATAGTAAGTTTAAGAAAATCCTTGTCCTGATGATTCTCGATTTGTTCCTGGCGATTTCAGGAGTTCTCCTCTCTTTTTACATGAAGAATAGTTATCATCTACCGAATGCTCTTCCTGTTGAATTTATGTTCGCGTATCTTGTACTAAACGCTCTAGGAATGTGGATGTCTGCTTATCTGATTGAAACACTCAAAGAACGGAATCAAGATCGGATGAAGGTCAATCATCTGGCCTATCACGATTCATTAACGGATCTCCCGAATCGGACTTTATTTTTTTCGGAATTAAAGAATGCGATCGATCAGGCTGAAAAAAATAACCAGGTACTAGCCGTCATGTATCTGGATTTGGACCGTTTCAAGTATGTCAATGACACCTTTGGTCACCATGTGGGAGATGAATTGATTCAGCAATTCTCCATGAGGGTAGTCAAATGTATTCGAGATACCGACCTCGTAGCCCGCATGGGTGGAGATGAGTTCACTCTTCTGTTAAAAGACATAAAATCTACGGATTGCGCTCTGAATATCGCGAGACGTATCATTGGATCCTTTGAGGAACCCATAACGCTGACGAATCAAGAGCTTTTTGTAACCACAAGTATTGGAATCGCCTTTTTTCCGAAAGACGGCACAGATGCTCAGACTCTAGTAAAAAACGCCGATACCGCTATGTATAAAGCCAAGGAAAAAGGAAGAAATCATTATCAGCTCTATGAATCCACTCTGACCCAGCATGTATCGAAAAAGCTGATTTTAGAAAGCTCCTTTCGAAAGGCATTGGAACAACATCAATTCTTTTTACTCTATCAACCGAAAGCGGATATTCACTCGAACAGGATTATCGGCGTGGAAGCATTACTCCGCTGGAAACACCCTGAACTTGGAGAGGTACCCCCTGCTGAGTTCATCACTCTGGCTGAAGAAACAGGATTCATTCATTCGATAGGAAAGTGGGTCTTATATACCGCCTGCAATCAAAACAAAAGCTGGCAGGATAAGGGGTTGCCGCGAATTCCTATCGGCGTCAATTTGTCTATGCATCAGTTTCAACGGGATGATTTGGTGGGAACCATTCAGTCCGTGCTCAAGCAAACGGGGCTCGCTCCCCAATGGCTTGAGTTAGAGATCACGGAAAGTGCGATCATGAATAATCCGGAAGAGGGTGCAAAAAAGATCAAACAAATGAAGGAATTAGGGATTCACCTTTCCATCGATGATTTTGGCACTGGGTACTCTTCATTAACGAGTTTAAAACGTTTTCCCGTAGACACATTGAAAATTGACCAGTCTTTTATTCGGGAATTGACGACCGATCCAAAGGATGCGGCGATCACGAGAGCGATCATCACTTTAGGGCGTTCCCTTAACTTGAAGGTAATTGCGGAAGGTGTGGAGAATGAGGAGCAGCTTGCCTTCTTGCGGAACCAGGACTGTCATGCACTGCAAGGTTACTTGTTCAGCCACCCTCTGACAGCACATGAATTTGAACAGCTGCTAAAGAATCATACGAACCGTAATGTTTTGATTCACACGCATCCTCATGTAGAAGTTTGA
- a CDS encoding DUF6042 family protein: MSSTIIPKQNSWSLVSDVLFKAQWMRFLPLDGMIVYPLLIQAATHKQNLEEVVSYLKRHLVFQKDKDLVNRREAELRLIYERSGYSYPETVEELLDLIIRFGLLRKITCEDKTRLALIDCGCIPSPENVLNLTRREIQILEAIRTRS; the protein is encoded by the coding sequence ATGAGCAGTACGATAATTCCGAAGCAAAACTCCTGGAGTCTCGTATCAGACGTGTTATTTAAAGCTCAATGGATGCGCTTTCTTCCGTTAGATGGAATGATCGTATACCCGTTGCTCATCCAAGCAGCTACTCATAAACAAAATCTTGAGGAAGTCGTTTCATACTTGAAGAGACATCTCGTTTTTCAAAAAGATAAAGACTTGGTAAACCGAAGAGAAGCTGAATTGCGCTTGATCTATGAGCGCTCAGGCTATTCGTATCCTGAGACAGTAGAAGAGCTGTTGGATCTTATCATTCGTTTTGGGTTGCTACGTAAAATTACATGCGAGGATAAAACGAGATTGGCTCTGATCGATTGCGGCTGCATACCGAGTCCAGAAAACGTCCTCAATCTAACGCGAAGAGAAATACAGATATTAGAGGCGATACGCACAAGAAGTTAA
- a CDS encoding S-layer homology domain-containing protein: protein MKKMVTTLSVLSTLSLSAVPAFAQSNGNIKIVGKGHAVQNIHITNTTNIINNKIELNDINGHWAEKYIRDLVGKGILSGKGNKRFEPNATVKRDEFATMVTRYFHLKNTSNTQDFNDVPPNSWEFKYVEAAKDYFDKFRDLIGGYDFHPEDGARRQDVTVTLVKILMQLDPSIQLMDADSADQLLHENFSDADQITPALRPYVATAVKYDLVHGNKDGTFAPNRVLTRAEAATLLDRLQNTGVAVDVGSTTTTSGDATSAGTTVSDTGTDSGTIDGTSSTGTTEDDGSTVTVGDTTGTSGTTTSGTGSDNNSTTTNTTTGTTGTASSGTNTDNGSSTVGGTTTSTSDSTTGNSTDNGSTTASGTTAGTDGTTSAGTGATNSTTTTASNQ from the coding sequence ATGAAGAAAATGGTTACCACTCTGTCGGTTCTCTCCACTCTTTCTTTGAGCGCTGTGCCTGCATTTGCGCAAAGCAACGGGAATATCAAGATTGTCGGCAAAGGACATGCGGTGCAAAACATCCACATTACCAATACGACGAACATTATCAACAACAAAATAGAATTGAACGATATCAATGGGCACTGGGCGGAAAAGTATATTCGCGATCTTGTGGGCAAAGGGATTTTGTCCGGAAAAGGGAATAAACGTTTCGAGCCGAATGCTACCGTAAAAAGAGACGAATTCGCGACGATGGTCACACGTTATTTTCACCTGAAAAATACGTCCAACACGCAAGATTTCAATGATGTACCGCCGAATAGCTGGGAATTTAAATACGTGGAAGCGGCGAAAGATTATTTTGATAAATTCCGCGATCTGATCGGCGGCTATGATTTCCATCCGGAAGATGGAGCGCGTCGTCAAGATGTTACGGTCACATTGGTAAAAATCCTTATGCAGTTGGATCCGAGCATTCAGTTGATGGATGCAGACTCTGCCGATCAACTGTTGCACGAAAACTTCAGTGATGCGGATCAAATAACCCCCGCACTACGTCCGTATGTGGCAACCGCCGTCAAATATGATCTGGTACACGGAAACAAAGACGGCACCTTTGCGCCGAATCGTGTTCTTACACGTGCCGAAGCGGCTACCTTGTTAGATCGATTGCAAAACACAGGCGTTGCGGTGGATGTTGGTTCGACAACCACCACGAGCGGTGATGCGACGAGTGCAGGAACCACGGTCAGCGATACGGGTACTGATAGCGGCACGATCGATGGAACTTCTTCTACCGGAACCACCGAAGACGATGGATCAACAGTTACCGTTGGTGATACGACGGGGACGAGCGGTACAACGACTTCCGGAACCGGCTCAGACAATAATTCGACAACGACCAATACGACCACAGGGACAACAGGAACTGCTTCCAGCGGAACCAACACGGACAATGGTTCTTCAACCGTGGGCGGGACAACTACAAGTACGAGTGATTCCACGACCGGAAACAGTACAGATAATGGCTCGACAACCGCAAGCGGTACGACGGCGGGCACCGATGGAACCACTTCTGCCGGAACAGGAGCCACAAATAGCACGACAACAACTGCTAGCAATCAATAG
- a CDS encoding glycosyltransferase family 2 protein, with amino-acid sequence MNKRKLISVVIPAYNEELVIRETHKRLSTVCSISGYDYELIYVNDGSRDRTEEILRELAFHDSHVRVLSFSRNFGHQVAVTAGIEHASGDAVVLIDADLQDPPELILDFITKWEEGYDVVYAVRKSRAGETWFKKVTAKLFYRILQRLIDIQIPLDTGDFRLMSRRVVDSLNAMPEKHRFVRGLVSWIGFKQVGIEYERQERFAGETKYPLRKMLRFAFDGITSFSFKPLQLAGILGLYSAGIGFIGILIILYMRLFTHSTVQGWSSLMVVVLFLGGIQLLILGMMGEYIGRMYDEVRRRPLYILEEKIGFPGGTVQTHQDRELSQRHDDYFPARS; translated from the coding sequence ATGAACAAACGCAAACTGATCTCCGTTGTGATTCCTGCGTACAATGAGGAACTCGTGATTCGGGAAACGCATAAGCGTTTGTCGACCGTGTGTTCCATATCGGGATATGATTACGAACTGATTTATGTCAATGACGGCTCGCGTGACCGTACCGAAGAGATCTTGCGGGAATTGGCGTTCCACGACTCCCATGTCCGCGTGCTGAGCTTTTCCCGCAATTTTGGCCATCAAGTGGCCGTGACGGCGGGCATCGAACACGCGTCAGGGGATGCGGTGGTGCTGATCGATGCGGATTTGCAAGATCCGCCGGAGTTGATCCTTGATTTTATCACCAAATGGGAAGAGGGCTATGATGTCGTTTATGCGGTACGAAAAAGCCGCGCCGGTGAAACCTGGTTTAAAAAGGTGACGGCCAAACTGTTTTACCGGATTCTTCAAAGACTGATCGATATCCAGATCCCCCTGGATACGGGTGACTTTCGTTTGATGAGCCGGCGCGTGGTGGACAGCTTAAATGCGATGCCGGAAAAACATCGCTTCGTCCGCGGACTGGTGTCCTGGATTGGTTTCAAACAGGTGGGCATCGAGTACGAACGGCAAGAACGGTTTGCCGGCGAAACGAAATACCCATTGCGAAAAATGTTGCGTTTCGCTTTTGACGGCATCACATCCTTTTCCTTTAAACCCCTGCAATTGGCAGGCATTTTAGGGCTTTATTCGGCGGGGATCGGCTTCATTGGCATCCTGATCATTCTGTATATGCGCTTGTTCACCCATTCAACCGTACAAGGTTGGTCTTCCTTGATGGTCGTCGTTCTGTTCTTAGGTGGTATTCAACTGTTGATCCTCGGCATGATGGGGGAGTATATCGGGCGGATGTACGATGAGGTACGGAGGCGTCCGTTGTATATCTTGGAGGAGAAAATTGGCTTTCCGGGGGGGACGGTACAGACCCATCAGGATCGGGAGCTGTCACAAAGGCATGATGATTACTTCCCGGCACGATCATAG
- a CDS encoding methyl-accepting chemotaxis protein: MKEGVKGWFSFNVKKKLLLSFAIILIIPSMIIGWVSYQTAKTKVAVEIQQAADENVQLINQTIDQVIQAKMLDIDYFSQRVNQEELDSKDHLPVREQLDAYAKLHPELQSIYVGTSTGEFIQSPKLSLPAGYDPRKRPWYQQAMSQKGNIIITEPYVAASTGQMTVTIAKTLQNGAGVVALDLKLQYLSDVVNQVKIGQKGFVYLLAKTSKVIVHPTMKPGTEAKGYEAEALSKQDAGAIHDVVDGQSKYIDFITNETTGWKIVASWNADEIDTAASSILHTTMIVIVLSLLVGAIIVWLIIRSITSRFRELNDAAERIRQGDLTETIQIRSNHEFDQLAESFNHMSESLRTIINQVRETADHVAASSIELRASAEQTSQSTEQVALAIQEVANGTENQTQSAEESARAMEEMAVGISRIAESSSVVSEAASETMHQAEEGNRLVQNTVKQMKSISDSVKRSEESILNLVERAKEIEKIVELITHIANQTSLLALNAAIEAARAGELGRGFSVVADEVRKLAEQTAESAKQITHLIQETQKDTKTSVDFMGQVKKEVESGLTVAQESERTFARIFDSVNRIAGQIQEVAATTKQLSGGSQQVAASVGEMARVSQETAAHSQNVAAITEEQLASMEEIGSSTENLEKMVEELQALIQRFKV, translated from the coding sequence TTGAAAGAAGGGGTAAAGGGATGGTTTTCATTCAATGTAAAAAAGAAACTGCTCCTGTCTTTTGCAATTATTTTAATCATTCCCAGCATGATCATCGGTTGGGTCTCCTATCAGACAGCGAAAACCAAAGTCGCAGTCGAAATTCAACAAGCCGCTGACGAGAACGTGCAGCTGATCAATCAAACGATCGACCAAGTGATCCAGGCGAAAATGCTCGATATCGATTACTTTTCACAGAGAGTGAATCAGGAAGAACTCGACAGTAAAGACCATCTGCCTGTGAGAGAACAACTGGACGCCTATGCTAAACTCCATCCGGAACTACAATCAATCTATGTGGGAACATCCACCGGAGAATTTATTCAATCCCCGAAACTCTCCCTTCCTGCCGGGTATGATCCCCGCAAACGCCCTTGGTATCAGCAGGCCATGAGCCAAAAGGGGAATATCATCATCACAGAACCTTATGTGGCTGCCAGCACCGGCCAAATGACAGTGACCATCGCGAAAACGTTGCAAAACGGAGCGGGGGTTGTCGCGCTTGACTTGAAATTGCAATACTTATCCGACGTCGTCAATCAGGTAAAAATCGGACAAAAGGGTTTTGTATACTTATTGGCTAAGACGAGCAAAGTGATTGTCCATCCTACGATGAAGCCCGGTACGGAAGCGAAAGGCTATGAGGCGGAAGCGTTGTCCAAACAGGATGCCGGTGCGATTCATGATGTCGTTGATGGTCAGAGCAAGTACATTGATTTCATCACCAACGAAACCACGGGGTGGAAGATTGTCGCCTCATGGAATGCGGATGAAATCGATACAGCCGCTTCTTCCATCTTACATACTACCATGATTGTCATCGTTCTTTCCCTGCTCGTCGGTGCCATCATCGTCTGGCTGATCATTCGCTCCATCACAAGCCGCTTCAGAGAACTAAACGATGCGGCGGAGAGAATCCGTCAAGGGGATCTTACCGAAACGATCCAAATCCGGTCGAATCATGAATTTGACCAATTGGCCGAAAGCTTCAATCACATGAGTGAGTCTCTGCGCACAATCATCAACCAGGTGCGAGAAACGGCTGACCATGTGGCTGCTTCTTCCATCGAATTGAGAGCGAGCGCCGAACAAACGAGCCAATCAACGGAACAGGTGGCTCTGGCAATTCAAGAGGTAGCCAACGGAACGGAGAACCAGACGCAAAGTGCCGAAGAGAGCGCAAGAGCCATGGAGGAAATGGCCGTAGGGATCAGCCGTATCGCGGAAAGTTCGTCCGTCGTGTCTGAGGCGGCTTCCGAGACGATGCATCAGGCGGAAGAAGGGAATCGCCTGGTTCAAAACACGGTGAAGCAAATGAAATCGATCAGCGATTCCGTCAAACGTTCAGAAGAATCCATCTTGAATCTGGTGGAACGTGCGAAAGAGATTGAAAAAATCGTCGAGTTAATTACCCATATCGCCAATCAGACCAGCCTGCTAGCGCTTAACGCGGCGATTGAGGCGGCGAGAGCGGGTGAGTTAGGCCGCGGTTTCTCTGTTGTGGCGGACGAAGTGAGAAAACTTGCCGAGCAGACGGCCGAATCAGCCAAACAGATCACCCACTTGATTCAGGAAACGCAGAAAGACACGAAAACGTCCGTGGACTTCATGGGACAAGTGAAAAAAGAAGTGGAGTCGGGCCTCACCGTTGCGCAAGAATCGGAACGAACATTCGCCCGCATTTTCGATTCGGTGAACCGAATCGCCGGACAAATCCAGGAGGTCGCGGCCACCACCAAGCAACTTTCGGGAGGATCGCAACAGGTAGCCGCCTCTGTGGGAGAGATGGCACGCGTTTCACAAGAAACGGCGGCCCATTCCCAAAACGTCGCGGCGATCACGGAAGAACAATTGGCATCCATGGAGGAAATCGGTTCTTCCACTGAAAATCTGGAGAAAATGGTGGAAGAATTGCAAGCCCTTATACAACGTTTCAAAGTGTAA
- a CDS encoding VIT1/CCC1 transporter family protein, translating to MNEKAVMEHVENHFMASEFVRDVVIGMADGLTVPFALAAGLSGTLSSSSLVVIAGLAEIAAGSIAMGLGGYLAARTERDHYLAELERERREIIELPHREREEVAEILSSWGMEDKDVASAVESISKDYDRWVDFMMKFELGLEEPDPKRARNSSLTIGLSYIIGGLIPLLPYMFLQNIKTGLFVSVIVTLLALFIFGYAKGKFMGTKPFKSAWQTMLVGGLAAGVAYMVAKWIS from the coding sequence ATGAACGAGAAAGCGGTAATGGAACACGTGGAGAATCATTTTATGGCTTCCGAATTCGTACGCGACGTTGTGATCGGCATGGCGGATGGTTTAACGGTACCTTTTGCTCTCGCCGCCGGATTGTCGGGCACATTATCATCATCATCCCTGGTTGTCATTGCGGGTTTGGCGGAGATCGCGGCCGGTTCGATCGCGATGGGACTCGGCGGATATCTGGCTGCACGCACGGAGCGTGACCATTATTTGGCCGAGTTGGAGCGGGAACGCCGGGAAATTATCGAACTGCCGCATCGTGAAAGAGAAGAAGTTGCGGAAATCTTGAGCAGTTGGGGAATGGAAGACAAGGATGTCGCGTCTGCTGTTGAATCGATCAGCAAAGACTATGATCGTTGGGTGGATTTCATGATGAAATTTGAATTGGGTCTGGAAGAACCGGATCCCAAACGGGCGCGAAACAGTTCGCTCACCATTGGATTGTCCTATATCATCGGCGGACTTATCCCTCTCTTGCCTTACATGTTCCTTCAGAATATAAAAACCGGTCTGTTTGTATCTGTGATTGTTACGCTTCTTGCACTGTTTATTTTCGGCTATGCCAAAGGTAAATTTATGGGTACCAAACCTTTCAAAAGTGCTTGGCAGACGATGTTGGTGGGAGGATTGGCAGCAGGAGTCGCTTATATGGTAGCCAAATGGATCTCTTGA
- a CDS encoding GtrA family protein, producing MNLSFAKREQCLQFFRFCLIGLVNTSVSYINYYLFIRIGIGMAVSYALAYLVGMISSLLFNASWTFAVRRIHWNMTVKFVLANLLVAACGEWLLRPVVYQLHIPVQYAQLFTLIPTTVLNFMLSRFWVFRVRAMA from the coding sequence GTGAATCTTTCATTCGCGAAAAGAGAACAGTGCCTTCAGTTTTTCCGGTTTTGTCTCATCGGTCTTGTGAATACGTCTGTAAGCTACATCAATTATTACCTGTTCATTCGTATCGGGATAGGGATGGCTGTGAGTTATGCGCTCGCTTATCTTGTCGGAATGATCAGTTCCCTCCTCTTCAATGCGTCCTGGACGTTTGCAGTTCGGCGGATCCATTGGAATATGACGGTGAAGTTTGTGCTGGCAAATCTCTTGGTGGCCGCATGTGGCGAGTGGCTCTTGCGGCCGGTTGTTTACCAACTCCATATTCCCGTCCAATATGCCCAGCTTTTCACGCTGATCCCCACGACCGTACTGAATTTCATGTTGAGCCGGTTTTGGGTGTTTCGCGTTCGTGCCATGGCGTAG
- a CDS encoding S-layer homology domain-containing protein — protein MKKTLTALSLLSTLSLSAVPAFAQSNGKIVTTGKGNAHQNIIINLKQVTNTVDLDDIQGHWAEKYIKDLVKKGILSGRGNHKFVPNGLVTRAEFATMLARYFNLETQSTTQDFEDVPKDSWEFKYVEATKDYFDAYRTLDGGLVFKPNDGAKRQDVTVALVKVLLKLNPSLQLMDADAADQLLKENFPKDENQIAPALRQYVATAVKYDLIHGYGDGTFGPNRVLNRAEAATLLDRLQENSVVVVGDQTGTSTSTTNTNTNTNTNTASNTTTGSTETQSSTSGSIQTQNNTTVTITPSANTGSANNTTENSGSQSTSGTVQSGNGTSTSGTTTVNGSSTATSTTNTH, from the coding sequence ATGAAAAAAACGCTGACTGCATTATCGTTACTTTCCACTCTTTCTTTAAGCGCCGTCCCCGCGTTCGCGCAAAGCAACGGCAAGATTGTGACTACAGGGAAAGGGAACGCGCACCAAAACATCATTATCAATTTGAAACAAGTAACGAATACGGTTGATTTGGATGATATTCAAGGACATTGGGCAGAAAAATACATAAAAGACCTCGTGAAAAAAGGAATTCTGTCCGGTCGGGGCAATCATAAATTCGTACCGAATGGCCTGGTCACACGTGCTGAATTCGCAACAATGCTTGCGAGATATTTCAACTTGGAAACGCAATCGACCACGCAAGATTTCGAAGATGTACCGAAAGACTCTTGGGAATTCAAGTATGTAGAAGCGACAAAAGATTACTTTGATGCGTATCGTACTTTGGATGGCGGTCTTGTATTCAAACCGAACGATGGTGCAAAGCGTCAAGACGTAACGGTTGCGTTGGTCAAAGTATTACTGAAATTAAATCCTAGTCTTCAATTAATGGATGCTGACGCGGCGGATCAACTCTTGAAAGAAAACTTCCCGAAAGATGAAAATCAAATTGCCCCGGCTCTTCGTCAGTATGTGGCTACGGCCGTGAAATATGATCTGATTCACGGATACGGGGATGGCACATTCGGGCCCAATCGTGTTCTCAACCGCGCAGAAGCGGCAACCTTGCTTGACCGTTTGCAAGAGAACAGCGTAGTTGTTGTGGGCGATCAAACAGGAACAAGCACATCAACGACAAATACAAACACGAATACAAATACAAATACTGCAAGCAACACGACGACCGGCAGCACGGAAACGCAATCCTCTACATCCGGCAGTATCCAGACCCAAAATAACACAACTGTCACGATCACACCTTCTGCGAATACAGGATCTGCAAACAATACAACGGAGAACAGCGGATCCCAATCCACATCCGGAACTGTCCAATCGGGTAACGGGACTTCCACAAGCGGAACCACAACCGTAAACGGCAGTTCAACGGCTACCAGCACAACGAATACCCATTAA
- a CDS encoding ArnT family glycosyltransferase — translation MLKNSRSLKWLLAILVLGTGIRLAWIYYVNTQPISDFKHYHDLALSLLHNGTYTMPEGLDYIKESTPFIKQGVSYPSAFRPPGYPFFLVLVYSLDPSILAAKIANVLLSLVWIVCAYLLVRRYFNERTGLWAALLTAVFPPAVSYTSLLSTEILAVTLILVILCFFAYRTGGRWNPLLLGTFMGMLSLVKPQYAVFPALYACMLWWERRGQRLQQKRSAGAQGWTERRKGLWSRIFSISVPVIYAGVFMALVISPWTLRNYLVFHRFVPISTNGNFVLYINNNDLNKGMYMDPMKVPHSIFKTDRILDEKGEYNEVDAMQLARQEAVRWITTHPRDAFLLGLDRLAVSYFNVGREIEEWTMSNAEIRFDQVWVQPLMQGARAAAWVVVGGGLLYSLILLFLFLRRRPLNVLHKINLLFIVFSTLVIFATEGQARYVFVIDPFFLIGVSWMIERLTQAITHEGEEV, via the coding sequence ATGTTAAAAAATTCTCGCTCGCTCAAGTGGTTGCTTGCGATTCTCGTTCTCGGAACGGGGATTCGTCTGGCATGGATCTATTATGTAAATACACAACCGATTTCCGACTTTAAACATTACCATGATCTTGCGCTCTCTTTGTTGCATAACGGCACGTATACGATGCCTGAAGGGCTCGATTATATCAAAGAGAGCACGCCGTTTATCAAGCAAGGGGTATCCTATCCGAGCGCGTTCCGCCCTCCCGGATATCCTTTTTTTCTTGTTTTGGTTTATTCTTTGGATCCGTCCATTCTCGCCGCCAAAATCGCCAATGTACTTTTGAGTCTCGTATGGATCGTCTGCGCTTATCTGCTCGTTCGCCGCTATTTCAATGAACGCACTGGATTGTGGGCCGCGCTTCTCACGGCTGTTTTTCCGCCTGCCGTCAGTTATACAAGCCTTTTGAGCACGGAGATTCTTGCGGTTACCTTAATCCTCGTGATTTTGTGTTTTTTCGCCTATCGTACAGGAGGACGGTGGAATCCGTTACTCTTAGGAACGTTTATGGGCATGTTAAGTCTGGTCAAACCTCAATACGCAGTTTTTCCCGCCCTATACGCGTGTATGTTGTGGTGGGAGAGAAGGGGGCAAAGGCTTCAGCAAAAGAGATCGGCGGGTGCGCAGGGATGGACGGAGCGGAGAAAAGGATTGTGGTCACGCATTTTCTCGATCAGTGTTCCCGTAATTTATGCCGGTGTGTTCATGGCGCTCGTCATCTCTCCATGGACGTTGCGGAACTATCTGGTGTTTCATCGTTTTGTTCCGATTTCCACCAACGGGAATTTCGTTTTGTACATCAATAATAATGATCTCAACAAAGGGATGTACATGGATCCGATGAAGGTACCGCATTCGATATTTAAAACCGACCGCATTCTGGATGAAAAGGGCGAGTATAACGAAGTGGATGCGATGCAACTGGCACGCCAAGAAGCCGTGCGATGGATCACGACTCATCCGCGCGACGCATTTTTGCTAGGGCTAGACCGTCTGGCAGTCAGTTACTTCAATGTCGGCCGGGAGATTGAGGAATGGACGATGTCGAATGCGGAGATTCGATTTGATCAGGTGTGGGTTCAACCATTGATGCAGGGAGCGCGTGCAGCCGCATGGGTCGTTGTAGGCGGCGGTTTGCTGTACAGTTTGATCCTCCTGTTTCTTTTTCTTCGTCGCAGGCCGTTGAACGTTTTGCATAAAATCAACTTGCTGTTTATCGTTTTTTCTACTTTGGTGATTTTCGCCACGGAAGGACAAGCGCGTTATGTGTTTGTGATCGATCCGTTTTTTCTCATCGGTGTGAGCTGGATGATCGAACGGCTGACTCAGGCGATCACTCATGAAGGAGAAGAAGTATAA